Sequence from the Chitinophagales bacterium genome:
TAGTCGAGCCCGTATTTTTATAACCATCGTCATAGGTGACTAGTCCAGTAGTATCTCTCAATTTGCGAATATCAATGGCGGATTCATTTTCCGTGCCAGTGATAATAGGTAGTTCATACACATTGCCGTTATACTCTAGTTTAGCTACGTTTGACATAAATGTTATATTAAATTAGGACTTTAAAAATTATGAGGTAAATATACTCAAATATTTCTTGGTATCAAGTATAATAGAAGAACAAATTTTATTAAAATAAGTTCTATTTAATTTTAGATTTAAAATACTTCAAGAAAATCAATCCAATAATCGCAAATAAAAAACTAAAAATGGTTTTTGGACCAATCCCGTGTCGCACTAGCTGAAACAATGCTGATACAAATAACAAAATGATAACAAATAGCCAGCCGTAGTAGATAGATTTGGTCATGTAGTTTATTTAGCAGATAGTGTGTAGTTTATATAGTGGTTACAGAATGAACCATGATTTTATCGGTAAAATTAAGCTATTTATGCAGAAATAATTGTTATTTTTCTTCTTTGGCATCTTCAATGAATTGATTGCGTTCATTGATCCAATATGATTTTTTATATAGTCATACTTTTAGTCGCTTTTGTCCATTTGCATTCATAAAGTGGCGAAAAGTGGAGAATAGTTCCATCATACATAAATGGTATTATTATGGCTCTAAGTTGATTCGTATGGGTAACTATAAGTGATATGAACAATACCATAAAAATTGTAGACTATGTCATTGGGAATTTATGAAGTAAAAAACTATATAAAATTGGGTCGCTCCTATGGAGCTTAGCATTGTATTATTGGATACTGTTCAAAAAAGTGTGTAAAATCCAAAACTCTGATTTTTGTGTTGAACTAAAAAAAACACAGAAAAATGAACTTTACACAAGAACAAATGTCAGAAATATTTGACGAAATTGCAAAGAAAAAGGATGGATACAGAGAACTACTAAAGCTTTCCTTAGAGTCGATAATGAAAGCGGAACGTCAGGAGTTTAACAAGAAACATTCTGATAGTTCAAATGGTTATAGATTGAGTAGCGTTTTTGCTCATCGAAGTAAATTAGAGTTAGTGATACCGAGAAGTCGCCATCATAATTTTTACCCGTTAATCCTTGCTCTGATAAAGGATCAGGATAATGAAAGTAAAGAACTAGCCTTTGAGCTATATAGGGCTGGATTGACGACAGAGCAGGTTGGCTCTATGTTCAATAAAATATATGGTCAATCCTATAGTAAAGCAGCTATAAGTTCTATGATGCAAACGGCTCGTGAGGATGTATTTGCCTGGCTAGAAAGAGAGCTAGAAGAAGAATATCCAATTATTTACATAGATGCTACCTATTGGCATACCAGAAGAGATGATAGTGTTTCCAACGAAGCCTATTATACCATTTTAGCAGTCAAAAAAGATACTACGAGAGAGGTTCTAAGTATTGTTAATCATCCTACAGAAGGTTCTAGCAATTGGGAAGAGGCATTTCTAGCATTAAAAAAGCGAGGAATGAAGAAAGTGCAATTAGTTGTTTGTGATGGATTGCAAGGAATAGAAAATGTGATTAAATCAGTCTTTCCTCAGGCTATTGTACAATTATACACTGTTCATTTAACTCGAAACATATTAGCCAAGGTGAAACCTAAGCATAAAGCGGAAGTAGCTGCTGATTTAAAGGTCGTATTGAATCCAGATAATCCTAAAGATACTCCAAAACAAGGAATAGCTAAGTTTCATGACTTTATTGATAAATGGCTCAAAGTATATCCTTCCTTGAATACATACAATGCTCCAAGGTATCATTTATACTTCAATTATCTACTTTATGAGACGGATATTAGGCGTATGATATATACCACCAATTGGATAGAAAGACTAAACAGAACCTACAAAAGAACCCTTAGAATGAGAAGTTCTATGCCAAGTCCAGAATCCGTATTATTCCTTATAGGCAGCACTGCTATGGACAGAAAAGAATATTCTTATCCTATTTACCAATTTAAAAACTCAAGCAAAATAAAATTTGAATGACTAATTTTGAAAAACCAAACAAATCTGGCGAAGAGGAGTCATTCTCCTTAAGAAGGATTCTTCTTCAAAAGAAATAAATTGATTTTATAACTCTCAACTAAAAATCAGTTTACACACTTTATTGAATACTACCTATTATTGAGAAATATTATTAACAGTTAGCCCCGAATGGGGCTAGTAAATTAGCTTTCATTTGAATCCTCTACTTTGTTCGTGTTGACTTTCTGATTTTAACTCCGTAGGAGTGGTCTGTTTGTAATAGACAAAATTAGCCTATAACATTTAAACCCCCAGAGGGGTGGCATGTGATTCATAGCTCCAAAACAACCCACACTATTTAGCTTAGACCCAACAATAAATATAAAATTAGTTTAGTTGATAAAGTTGAATAGCATTCTCCGTAGTTATCTTCGCAACTTCTTCTAAAGAAATTCCTTTTAAATCAGCTAGATAAGTAGCTATGTCTCTCACATAAGCT
This genomic interval carries:
- a CDS encoding IS256 family transposase; the encoded protein is MNFTQEQMSEIFDEIAKKKDGYRELLKLSLESIMKAERQEFNKKHSDSSNGYRLSSVFAHRSKLELVIPRSRHHNFYPLILALIKDQDNESKELAFELYRAGLTTEQVGSMFNKIYGQSYSKAAISSMMQTAREDVFAWLERELEEEYPIIYIDATYWHTRRDDSVSNEAYYTILAVKKDTTREVLSIVNHPTEGSSNWEEAFLALKKRGMKKVQLVVCDGLQGIENVIKSVFPQAIVQLYTVHLTRNILAKVKPKHKAEVAADLKVVLNPDNPKDTPKQGIAKFHDFIDKWLKVYPSLNTYNAPRYHLYFNYLLYETDIRRMIYTTNWIERLNRTYKRTLRMRSSMPSPESVLFLIGSTAMDRKEYSYPIYQFKNSSKIKFE